A genomic stretch from Mycosarcoma maydis chromosome 3, whole genome shotgun sequence includes:
- a CDS encoding uncharacterized protein (related to 5`-nucleotidase precursor): MPVTLPIIHFNDVYRVRQKDKKSGGTIGADQFAAKIQSIRESWGEPSDLSNLAPPPPTLSPASGSRDWTQHSTSRERKGLVLFSGDLYSPSVESSVTRGTHLIPVINAMNLDCACLGNHDWDFGYPHLQTLMAQNNFPWLFSNVVDRSGKTDEQNRDCSSWDEDFQDDDAQVQGTLRYWTTVVQGVKVGCIGIVEKEWIATVPSFPQGFVYRNMVKTAQKLSRTLRDPTGEACELIIAITHSRLPNDIDFANAVGAVSNPDANSHGVDLVLGGHDHIYYVGNGASSFQGDEFARGEPGTENDKATMVVKSGTDFRDLSELRLELTDRNDSAVRKRTIRSLSVQRYRTSTSDATSPQLKAMLDDLLAKISKSTSQSVAYTLTPWDVRSEKVRTDESAFGNFVADVLMNSYEEVLRERDNRGELSEKRPASTREVDCALICGGSLRGDQIYGPGKIALSDVLEILPFEDAVVCKELKGQDIWDALENGLSMYPKQEGRFPQVAGMMVKWDSSKPPGNRLVSVELLDNPLDTPPPQQGDRDDMQNHKLSQDDAESNVGKLRRFSVTKLPSGGYDVEVHRPALVSRGPLEMEKTYRVVTREYLAEGYDGFEALKRGSFVVDHENGQLMSAIVRKFLLGASYLWRMKQMRRAQAENAASVSSHGDASGAGQDPQASSDQDRVRQEDDKMDTLSKRTRIAISRARSLNLLQRSIHPNSDSSHAACTPVKQSASAMASSDTLDKGWRMVVDQSPGGFRDALHVGGSEHHSQFDRVHRRFNEALPAYTGSAATCSDDAASSVDAHGTETGKRDAKRMRMHSADDATIENALFDATLTSSLAGQIKDLLRLVMRAAQVDGKLYDASSSPSAAAAVQDDDDVLGSANIALGSIVDDEADADATLALLASGSLDRAARGAPTQLSKEIVEKATELRSTFARLESAARALPAGMHMNLTQQQHLVDLLQRFTARQNANSIHLNHASNTRFHDTHIESHNFHHGPVASTSFHLDQHQMDQLQSDIRSSATTNQAHNTHRNNRIDTDEETSNLAFVSPLVDGRLVDIARPST; this comes from the coding sequence ATGCCTGTCACACTCCCCATCATCCACTTCAACGATGTCTATCGCGTTCGACAGAAGGACAAAAAATCCGGCGGTACCATCGGAGCAGACCAGTTTGCAGCCAAGATTCAATCCATCCGCGAATCATGGGGCGAGCCATCGGATCTTTCGAATCTCGCccctccaccaccaactTTGTCACCAGCCTCCGGTTCGCGCGACTGGACACAACATTCCACCTCTCGAGAACGCAAGGGACTCGTGCTCTTTAGCGGCGACCTCTACTCGCCCTCGGTGGAAAGCAGTGTGACACGCGGAACGCATCTGATCCCGGTCATCAATGCGATGAACCTCGACTGCGCCTGTTTGGGCAATCACGACTGGGACTTTGGCTACCCGCATTTGCAGACGTTGATGGCGCAGAACAACTTTCCATGGTTGTTCAGCAACGTGGTCGATCGATCCGGAAAGACGGACGAGCAGAACAGGGATTGCAGCAGTTGGGATGAGGATTTtcaggatgacgatgcacAGGTCCAGGGTACGTTGCGGTACTGGACGACGGTGGTACAGGGTGTCAAAGTAGGCTGTATCGGTATTGTCGAAAAAGAGTGGATTGCTACGGTGCCCAGCTTTCCACAGGGCTTCGTTTACAGAAATATGGTCAAAACCGCGCAAAAGCTCAGTCGTACATTGCGTGATCCTACAGGCGAAGCATGCGAGCTCATCATCGCTATCACGCACAGCCGTCTGCCTAACGATATCGACTTTGCCAATGCGGTTGGCGCGGTCTCGAACCCAGACGCCAACTCTCACGGTGTAGATCTCGTACTGGGTGGTCACGACCACATCTATTACGTTGGAAACGGAGCTTCAAGCTTTCAAGGCGACGAGTTTGCGCGCGGGGAACCGGGAACGGAAAACGACAAGGCGACCATGGTCGTCAAGTCAGGCACCGACTTCCGCGACCTTTCGGAGCTTCGACTGGAGCTCACAGATCGAAACGACTCGGCTGTGCGTAAACGGACGATCAGATCGCTCAGCGTACAACGCTACCGCACGTCCACGTCGGACGCTACGTCTCCCCAGCTGAAAGCGATGCTCGATGATCTGCTTGCCAAAATCTCGAAATCCACCTCGCAAAGCGTAGCCTACACGCTCACGCCATGGGACGTGCGCTCTGAGAAGGTGCGAACTGACGAATCCGCATTCGGCAATTTTGTAGCCGACGTGCTTATGAACTCGTACGAAGAGGTGCTGCGCGAACGCGACAATCGCGGCGAACTGAGCGAGAAACGACCGGCGAGCACACGCGAGGTGGACTGCGCGCTGATCTGCGGTGGAAGTCTGAGAGGCGATCAGATATATGGACCTGGCAAGATCGCATTATCGGACGTGCTCGAGATCTTGCCATTTGAAGATGCAGTGGTATGCAAGGAGTTGAAGGGCCAAGATATCTGGGATGCGTTGGAGAACGGATTGTCGATGTATCCGAAGCAGGAGGGACGCTTTCCGCAGGTGGCGGGAATGATGGTCAAGTGGGATTCCAGCAAGCCGCCGGGCAACAGGTTGGTGAGTGTCGAATTGCTTGACAACCCACTCGACACTCCTCCACCGCAGCAGGGTGATCGAGACGATATGCAGAATCACAAGCTCAGTCAAGACGACGCTGAATCCAATGTTGGAAAGCTGCGTCGGTTTTCCGTGACCAAGCTTCCTTCAGGAGGATACGATGTCGAAGTGCATCGACCAGCGTTGGTCAGTCGAGGACCTCTCGAGATGGAAAAGACGTACCGCGTCGTCACGCGCGAGTATCTTGCGGAAGGATACGACGGATTTGAGGCGTTGAAGAGGGGCTCTTTTGTGGTGGATCACGAGAATGGTCAGCTTATGTCGGCAATTGTGCGCAAATTCTTGTTGGGCGCGAGTTATCTATGGCGGATGAAGCAGATGCGACGAGCGCAGGCTGAGAACGCTGCATCGGTTTCCAGCCATGGTGATGCGTCCGGTGCAGGACAAGATCCgcaagcgagcagcgaccAAGATCGGGTGCGCCAGGAGGACGACAAGATGGATACGCTAAGCAAGCGCACACGGATCGCCATCTCGCGTGCGCGATCGCTAAACCTGCTTCAACGTTCGATCCATCCCAACTCGGACTCGAGCCATGCGGCTTGTACGCCGGTGAAGCAGAGTGCGTCGGCTATGGCATCGTCGGACACACTCGACAAGGGGTGGCGTATGGTCGTCGATCAGTCGCCTGGAGGGTTTCGCGATGCTTTGCACGTTGGAGGTTCCGAGCACCACTCGCAGTTCGACCGTGTGCACAGACGCTTCAACGAGGCTCTGCCTGCTTACACGGGCAGCGCAGCCACTTGTTCCGACGATGCTGCATCATCGGTGGATGCGCACGGTACCGAGACTGGCAAGCGCGATGCCAAACGTATGCGCATGCATTCTGCTGATGACGCGACCATCGAGAATGCGCTATTCGACGCAACGCTCACGTCGAGTTTGGCGGGACAGATCAAGGATCTGCTGAGATTGGTGAtgcgagcagcgcaagtGGACGGAAAACTGTACGAtgcatcgtcatcgccgagtgcggcggctgcggtacaggacgacgatgatgttTTGGGGAGTGCCAATATCGCACTCGGTAGTatcgtcgacgatgaggctgatgctgatgcgaCACTCGCGTTGCTTGCTTCTGGTAGCTTGGACCGTGCGGCTCGAGGTGCACCGACACAGTTGAGCAAAGAGATTGTCGAGAAAGCCACCGAGTTGCGCTCGACATTTGCGCGTCTCGAGAGCGCTGCGCGCGCGCTCCCCGCCGGCATGCACATGAACCTCacgcaacagcaacacctCGTCGACCTTCTGCAACGTTTCACAGCGCGACAAAATGCCAACTCGATACACCTCAATCATGCTTCAAATACACGCTTCCACGACACACACATCGAGTCGCACAACTTCCACCATGGCCCTGTGGCGTCCACGTCGTTCCACCTAGATCAGCACCAGATGGATCAGTTGCAATCCGACATCCGATCCTCTGCCACCACGAATCAAGCGCACAACACGCATCGCAACAACCGCATTGATACAGATGAAGAGACGTCCAACTTGGCGTTTGTTTCGCCGCTAGTCGATGGCAGGTTGGTCGACATTGCTCGTCCATCAACTTGA
- a CDS encoding uncharacterized protein (related to syntaxin family member TLG1), which produces MSRDPYHDFASDLKASLSSARSLSQSYQQLVTRSTTHSHASSSSSLHTPGEIQSAYDRLSDAIEGLRQDVEDVKQSVLVVERSGPERFGVTPEELQSRKAFVAECEAEVKALLKVVKGSPPGRRDRAGLDAVHIDVDDADEDATEAFEREQQQMLMSRQDSTLDKIGTTLSSLRNQAGIMGHEINEQIEIIDAFDTEVDQSQGRLGNAMRKMDEVVRISDERLGGWCVWILIVILFLLLLVVFLI; this is translated from the exons ATGTCGAGAGATCCATACCACGATTTCGCATCGGACCTCAAAGCGTCGCTCTCATCAGCGCGCTCCCTCTCCCAATCCTACCAACAACTCGTCACTCGCTCAACAACACATTCGCACGCAtcttccagctcatccCTGCATACTCCAGGAGAGATACAGTCGGCATACGACCGCTTGTCCGATGCAATCGAAGGGTTACGGCAGGATGTCGAAGATGTCAAGCAGAGCGTGCTCGTCGTGGAACGCAGCGGTCCAGAGAGGTTCGGTGTGACACCGGAAGAGTTGCAGAGTCGGAAAGCATTTGTAGCTGAATGCGAGGCGGAAGTCAAG GCACTGCTTAAAGTGGTGAAAGGATCACCACCCGGTAGGAGAGATAGAGCAGGGCTCGATGCGGTGCATATAGACGTGGATGACGCAGACGAAGATGCTACGGAAGCGTTTGAacgcgagcagcaacaa ATGCTCATGTCACGCCAAGATtcgacgctcgacaagatcggaACCACGCTCAGCTCGCTTCGCAATCAAGCTGGCATAATGGGGCACGAGATCAACGAACAGATCGAGATCATTGACGCGTTTGATACCGAGGTGGATCAGAGCCAGGGAAGACTGGGAAACGCTATGAGAAAGATGGACGAAGTGGTGCGCATCAGCGATGAGAGACTGGGCGGCTGGTGTGTTTGGATTTTGATCGTGATCCTGTttctgttgctgttggtggtgtTTTTGATATGA
- a CDS encoding putative ATP-dependent RNA helicase MTR4 — protein sequence MDPDGLFDFLAPAEAAPSPAASSGSSPSKKQRKRSKAAAASSSSSQDVTSSPSASQNNDAATSNPQNADAASDGGEAEAGPSKRQKRNTTSDKPAPVPTVVTDEFTDEATQAIPIEDGSAAPCNSAGASDADGAAASATGGASASTANTNAAEKNMHITHSVRHQVALPPDYPYVPLSQHVPNDPPAKEYKFTLDPFQRNSVSCIERNESVLVSAHTSAGKTVVAEYAIAQCLKNGQRVVYTSPIKALSNQKFRELTAEFGDVGLMTGDVTINPSASCLVMTTEILRSMLYRGSEIMREVAWVVFDEIHYMRDKERGVVWEETIILLPRKVRYVFLSATIPNAMQFAEWIAHTHAQPCHVVYTDFRPTPLQHYLFPQGGEGIHLVVDERGTFREDNFQKAMGALADSKGEDVADPNAGAGKRRGQVKKGGNAGKKGPSDIYKIVKMIMVKNYNPVIVFAFSKRECEALALQMSKLEFNTEDEKEMVSTVFSNAINALSEEDRGLPQIEHILPLLRRGIGIHHGGLLPILKEVIEILFQEGLIKVLFATETFSIGLNMPAKTVVFTAVNKWDGKEFRNLTSGEFIQMSGRAGRRGLDDRGIVIMMFDEKLEPSAAKTMVKGEADRLNSAFHLGYNMILNLMRVEGISPEYMLERCFFQFQNAASVPALEAEQKAAEEQRDLIEVEREEEVAEYYDVKHQLETLRKDVQTVITHPSYVLPFLQPGRLVNVCHDDLDFGWGAVVSYEKRLPNTPGKRGPAIDPNAPPQNHYVVDVLLHCASGSGSSDKNAKNDGTSNFRPCPAGSKGEMVVVPVLLSTIQSISGIRVFLAKDLRPSEPRETVRKNLVEVKRRFPKGVPLLDPIKDMKIKDESFAHLVEKIKILDDKLGSSRLRNDPDLPRLYAAYSKKQAAQQVVSAIAKKIAAAHSVLQLDELKCRKRVLRRLGFTTSDDVVEKKGRVACEISTGDELLLTEMMFNGVFNDLTPPQCAALLSCFVFGEKSTTQTRLNETLAAPLRIMQETARRIAKVSIESKLALVEEEYVSSFKVELMDLVMQWCNGAKFAEICKLTDVFEGSIIRCMRRLQELIRQLVQAAKAIGNEALAEKFDKSLTMLEREGSIIFSPSLYL from the coding sequence TCGAAACGCCAGAAGCGCAATACTACCTCGGATAAGCCAGCTCCCGTCCCTACCGTGGTGACAGACGAGTTCACTGACGAAGCCACCCAAGCCATCCCCATCGAGGAtggctctgctgctccCTGCAACTCTGCAGGCGCGAGTGATGCTGACGGGGCTGCTGCGTCGGCCACAGGCGGCGCTTCTGCCTCAACCGCGAACACCAATGCTGCCGAAAAAAATATGCATATCACGCATTCCGTTCGTCATCAGGTCGCTCTCCCTCCCGATTACCCATACGTACCGCTATCACAGCATGTCCCCAACGACCCCCCTGCCAAAGAGTACAAATTCACCCTCGACCCTTTCCAGCGCAACTCAGTTTCTTGTATTGAGCGCAACGAGTCGGTCCTCGTCTCGGCGCATACCTCGGCTGGTAAAACCGTCGTGGCCGAGTACGCCATCGCTCAATGCCTCAAGAACGGTCAACGTGTCGTCTACACTTCTCCCATCAAGGCGCTCTCCAACCAAAAGTTCCGTGAGCTCACCGCCGAGTTTGGCGACGTCGGCCTCATGACCGGTGATGTCACCATCAACCCGTCGGCATCCTGCCTCGTCATGACCACCGAAATTTTGCGTTCCATGCTCTACCGTGGCTCAGAGATCATGCGTGAGGTTGCATGGGTCGTCTTTGACGAGATTCACTACATGCGCGACAAGGAGCGTGGTGTTGTCTGGGAAGAGACCATCATCCTGCTACCACGCAAGGTGCGCTACGTCTTTCTCTCGGCCACCATTCCCAATGCCATGCAATTCGCAGAGTGGATCGCCCATACCCATGCACAGCCGTGTCACGTTGTCTACACCGATTTCCGTCCCACTCCTCTCCAGCACTACCTCTTTCCTCAAGGAGGCGAAGGCATCCaccttgtcgtcgacgagcgcggCACATTCCGCGAGGACAACTTTCAGAAAGCCATGGGTGCGCTCGCCGACTCCAAGGGCGAAGACGTGGCCGACCCCAACGCGGGAGCTGGAAAGCGTCGCGGTCAGGTCAAAAAGGGTGGCAATGCAGGCAAAAAGGGTCCCTCGGACATTTACAAGATTGTCAAAATGATCATGGTCAAAAACTATAACCCCGTCATTGTCTTCGCTTTCTCCAAGCGCGAATGCGAGGCGCTTGCATTGCAGAtgagcaagctcgaatTCAATACAGAAGACGAGAAAGAGATGGTCTCGACCGTCTTTTCCAATGCTATCAATGCACTTTCAGAGGAAGATCGAGGCCTCCCCCAGATCGAGCACATTCTTCCGCTCCTTCGTCGCGGCATCGGCATTCACCACGGTGGCTTGTTGCCCATTCTCAAAGAGGTCATCGAGATCCTCTTCCAAGAAGGTCTCATCAAGGTGCTCTTTGCCACCGAAACCTTCTCGATCGGTCTCAACATGCCGGCCAAGACGGTCGTTTTCACCGCCGTCAACAAGTGGGACGGCAAAGAGTTCCGCAACCTCACCTCGGGCGAATTTATCCAGATGTCAGGTCGAGCCGGGCGACGTGGACTCGATGACCGTGGTATCGTCATCATGATGTTCGACGAAAAGTTGGAACCAAGCGCAGCCAAGACCATGGTCAAAGGCGAGGCGGATCGTCTCAATTCGGCCTTCCACCTGGGCTACAACATGATTCTGAACCTCATGCGCGTCGAAGGTATCTCGCCAGAGTATATGCTGGAGCGGTGCTTCTTCCAGTTCCAGAACGCCGCTTCGGTGCCTGCGCTCGAGGCCGAGCAGAAGGCGGCTGAAGAACAGCGCGACCtgatcgaggtggagcgcgAAGAAGAGGTGGCCGAATACTACGACGTCAAgcaccagctcgagacgctgcgcAAGGATGTGCAGACCGTCATCACCCATCCGTCGTACGTGCTGCCGTTTTTGCAGCCCGGTCGACTGGTGAATGTGTGCCATGACGATCTCGACTTTGGATGGGGTGCGGTCGTGTCGTATGAGAAGCGACTGCCGAATACACCGGGCAAACGCGGGCCTGCTATCGATCCCAACGCGCCGCCGCAGAATCATTACGTGGTCGATGTGCTTCTGCACTGCGCCTCGGGTTCCGGCTCATCGGACAAGAACGCCAAGAACGATGGCACGAGCAACTTTCGCCCTTGCCCTGCAGGCAGCAAAGGCGAGATGGTCGTCGTTCCTGTTCTGTTGTCGACGATCCAGTCGATTTCGGGCATTCGCGTCTTCCTCGCCAAAGATCTGCGTCCGAGTGAACCTCGCGAAACGGTGCGAAAGAACCTCGTCGAAGTGAAACGCCGCTTCCCCAAGGGCGTACCACTTCTGGACCCGATCAAAGACATGAAGATTAAAGACGAGTCGTTTGCGCACCTCGTGGAAAAAATCAAGATTCtcgacgacaagcttggctcGTCACGGCTGCGCAACGATCCAGATCTGCCACGACTCTATGCGGCTTATTCAAAAAAGCAGGCAGCACAACAAGTCGTTAGCGCGATCGCCAAGAAAATCGCCGCTGCGCATTCCGTCTTGCAGCTGGACGAGTTGAAATGTCGCAAGCGCGTGCTTCGACGACTTGGCTTCACAACGTCAGACGATGTCGTGGAGAAGAAGGGCAGGGTCGCATGCGAGATCTCGACCGGCGACGAACTTTTGTTGACAGAGATGATGTTTAACGGTGTCTTCAATGACCTTACGCCGCCGCAGTGCGCGGCGCTGTTATCGTGTTTTGTGTTTGGCGAAAAGTCGACCACGCAAACGCGGCTCAACGAGACGCTCGCCGCACCGCTGCGCATCATGCAGGAAACCGCACGTCGAATCGCCAAGGTCTCGATCGAATCGAAACTGGCGCTCGTCGAAGAAGAATACGTGTCAAGCTTCAAAGTGGAACTCATGGACCTGGTCATGCAGTGGTGCAACGGTGCAAAGTTTGCCGAGATCTGCAAACTCACCGACGTCTTCGAGGGAAGCATCATCAGATGTATGCGCAGACTCCAAGAGTTGATCAGACAGCTCGTCcaggctgccaaggctATTGGCAATGAGGCGCTCGCCGAAAAGTTCGACAAATCTCTCACCATGTTGGAGAGGGAGGGAAGCATCATCTTTAGTCCATCGTTGTATTTGTGA
- a CDS encoding bifunctional protein farnesyltransferase/protein geranylgeranyltransferase (related to Protein farnesyltransferase alpha subunit) has protein sequence MTATATRTILDDLCSSYLPFDAASPVWSDVTPTPQLESSSPMCPILYAPDYSSAMSLYRTLTSSNHESTLASPLAGLELSARALALTTHLIKLNASHFSVWQYRAQILLHSSQFEAQRSDILRAELAWLDDLAHSNMKSYQVWQHRRLVVAALGDPDGELRFVQENLQRDAKNYHTWGYRQWILAHFGGLTLASSSNVASKGAGEFKQLWDREAQYVDELLREDVRNNSAWNHRWFVHFSRYGLTGNRSMTSIDHLDIESIEKTIKFEKAYVRTWLCSVPNNASAWSYLRALHTAFPQALRSSMCHSLGWVKTLVSSEQEAKRDASVDAMGRACVGALEWWFDCLVEQTEHADQTQNERLLQQAELLVQRLCVADSVRTRFWAYRLKSLRRTLQQR, from the coding sequence ATGACAGCCACAGCAACTCGGACGATCCTGGACGACTTGTGCTCGTCGTACCTGCCATTCGACGCCGCATCGCCCGTATGGTCAGACGTAACGCCGACACCACAACTCGAATCGTCCTCCCCCATGTGTCCGATCCTGTACGCTCCAGACTACTCGTCCGCCATGTCGCTCTATCGCACACTCACCTCgtcgaatcatgaatccaCGCTCGCCTCTCCGCTTGCGGGGCTCGAGCTCTCAGCGCGTGCTCTCGCTCTAACCACCCACCtgatcaagctcaacgcaTCACATTTCAGCGTTTGGCAGTATCGAGCACAGATCCTCCTGCATTCGTCGCAATTCGAGGCCCAACGCTCCGATATCCTGCGTGCCGAACTCGCGTGGTTGGACGATCTGGCACATAGTAACATGAAGTCATACCAGGtgtggcagcatcgacgattGGTGGTTGCGGCGCTAGGCGATCCGGATGGCGAACTTAGGTTTGTGCAGGAAAACCTGCAACGCGATGCCAAGAACTACCATACGTGGGGATATCGGCAGTGGATCCTGGCGCATTTTGGCGGTCTCACTTTGGCGAGTTCGAGCAATGTGGCAAGTAAAGGCGCGGGAGAGTTCAAGCAGCTTTGGGATCGAGAGGCACAGTACGTAGACGAATTGCTGCGAGAGGATGTGAGGAATAATTCGGCATGGAACCATCGCTGGTTTGTGCATTTCAGCCGGTACGGTCTGACGGGTAACAGGAGCATGACAAGCATCGACCATCTGGACATCGAGTCTATCGAAAAGACGATCAAGTTCGAAAAGGCATATGTGCGCACATGGCTGTGCAGCGTTCCCAACAACGCGTCGGCGTGGTCGTATCTGCGTGCACTGCATACCGCGTTTCCGCAGGCATTGAGGTCTTCCATGTGCCACAGTCTGGGTTGGGTCAAAACGTTGGTTTCGAGTGAGCAAGAGGCGAAACGCGATGCGAGTGTCGACGCAATGGGTAGGGCCTGCGTGGGCGCTTTGGAGTGGTGGTTTGACTGTCTGGTAGAACAGACAGAACACGCAGACCAGACACAGAACGAGCGCTTGTTGCAACAGGCTGAATTGCTGGTGCAGAGGCTGTGCGTCGCGGATTCAGTTCGAACGAGGTTCTGGGCGTATCGGCTCAAGAGTTTGCGTCGGACTCTGCAGCAACGCTAG
- a CDS encoding trans-hexaprenyltranstransferase (related to COQ1 - hexaprenyl pyrophosphate synthetase precursor) yields the protein MPSSLPRSALASVTRSRPRSSVTLRVLAAAPPPASVRAQSGWASAIDQAKNLVQDQLAQSPSLSSSTAAFFGASDSASVSSTSTAPPKPKSKSKPTPIIQDPLSLVSSELSSLRSNVSSLLGSGHPSLDTIAKYYFQAEGKHVRPLIVLLMSKAVNGLSPLYPELLAQAQNSVQRSDTGKSIERDMGINEPLSPSNVLNDFNPHMESIEGALPTSTVDGSAAAALASATGTILPTQRRLAEITEMIHVASLLHDDVIDASPLRRGAPSAPSAFGNKLSILGGDFLLGRASVALARLRDAEVVELLATVIANLVEGEVMQLKSQAAAAESSNASASSTPTHADVWGSEGLLAHTMGLSDLQAKKAIDDALSTHNQPTPAHFSLYLQKTYLKTAALIAKSTRASVILAGCGADAVHKAKLAPSVAEHMRAVRDAAYGYGRNLGIAFQLVDDLLDFQSTSAAFGKPSGGADLRLGLATAPVLYAWQELPGERIHEMVARRFEAQADVENMLRLVDKSQGLQRTAALAKEHARRATSHLDVLPDSDAKQALIKLNEQVIKRVK from the coding sequence ATGCCATCCAGCTTGCCCAGGTCCGCGCTGGCAAGCGTGACGCGCTCACGACCACGCTCTTCGGTGACTCTCCGAGTGTTGGccgcagcaccaccaccagccaGCGTGCGTGCCCAATCGGGCTGGGCTTCGGCGATAGACCAGGCGAAAAACCTTGTACAGGACCAACTCGCTCAATCTCCGTCTttgtcctcgtcgacagctGCGTTTTTCGGTGCATCAGATAGTGCTTCCGtctcatccacctcgaccgcaCCACCGAAACCGAAATCGAAATCGAAACCGACACCGATCATTCAAGACCCACTTTCGCTCGTATCATCCGAACTCTCTTCTCTGCGCTCCAACGTCTCATCTCTGCTCGGCTCTGGTCATCCAAGTCTGGACACGATAGCAAAGTACTACTTCCAGGCTGAGGGGAAACATGTTCGTCCGCTCATCGTGCTACTCATGAGCAAGGCTGTCAACGGTCTCTCGCCTCTGTACCCTGAATTGCTTGCGCAAGCGCAGAATTCAGTGCAGCGCAGCGACACAGGCAAATCGATCGAACGCGATATGGGAATCAACGAACCTCTGTCTCCCAGCAACGTACTCAACGATTTCAATCCACACATGGAGAGCATCGAAGGAGCTCTTCCTACATCGACAGTGGATGgatcggcagcagcagcgcttgcTTCTGCAACGGGCACCATTCTGCCCACGCAGCGTAGACTCGCCGAGATCACCGAGATGATCCACGTTGCATCGCTGCTACACGACGACGTGATCGATGCATCGCCGCTGCGACGTGGGGCTCCTTCGGCTCCTTCAGCGTTTGGCAACAAACTGAGCATCTTGGGAGGCGACTTTTTGTTGGGGCGTGCATCGGTTGCGCTCGCGCGTCTTCGCGATGCCGAAGTGGTCGAACTACTCGCCACAGTGATTGCCAATCTGGTAGAGGGTGAAGTGATGCAGCTCAAATCGCAGGCTGCAGccgccgagtcgagcaatGCAAGTGCTTCTTCAACGCCTACACATGCCGACGTTTGGGGATCAGAGGGTCTTCTAGCTCATACCATGGGTCTGTCCGACTTGCAAGCCAAAAAGgcgatcgacgacgctCTATCGACGCACAACCAGCCCACTCCAGCTCATTTTTCGCTCTACCTCCAAAAGACGTACCTCAAGACGGCAGCTCTGATCGCCAAGTCTACACGTGCTTCCGTCATTCTCGCTGGCTGCGGAGCGGACGCAGTTCacaaagccaagcttgcgcCCTCGGTAGCTGAGCACATGCGTGCAGTCAGAGACGCAGCTTACGGCTATGGTCGAAATCTAGGCATCGCCTTTCAACTCGTCGACGACCTGCTCGACTTTCAATCCACTTCAGCTGCGTTTGGCAAACCGTCTGGAGGCGCTGATTTGAGACTCGGCTTGGCAACCGCCCCCGTGCTCTACGCTTGGCAGGAGTTGCCCGGAGAGCGCATTCACGAAATGGTCGCTAGAAGATTcgaagcgcaagctgaCGTGGAAAACATGTTGCGGCTCGTGGACAAAAGTCAGGGACTACAGAGGACTGCAGCGCTGGCCAAGGAACATGCTAGAAGGGCGACAAGCCATTTAGATGTACTCCCTGACTCAGACGCCAAGCAGGCGTtgatcaagctcaacgagcaGGTGATCAAGCGCGTCAAGTGA